Genomic segment of Candidatus Neomarinimicrobiota bacterium:
GGGGGATGGTGGAGGCAGGGACAACTTCTCCCGTGGTACCGATGACCAGAAAGACATCGGCAATCCGGGCTTCCTCCATTGAGGCTTCATAGGCCTTATAGGGAATAGCTTCCCCAAAGAAGATAAAATCCGGTTTCAAAATCCCGCCACAGGATTTACATACCGGCGGAAGTTGTTCGAGATAAGACGGTTCGAAAAGAACAACCTCACCGCATCGGGTACATTTGAGGCGGCCTGACGTTCCATGAAATTCAATGATATTCCGGTTCCCCGCCTGATGGTGAAGACTATCGATGTTTTGCGTGATCAGGGCCTGCAGATTTCCGGTTTTTTCCATCTCAGCCAGGCTTAGGTGTCCCGGATTGGGCTTAGCCCGGCCGAAAAAGTCATAAAAGATTTCTTTGATAAGTTTCCAGGTCTGTGCCGGATCCCGGTAGAAAGCATCCAGATCCAGGCATCCGGGATCATATCGTGACCATAATCCTTCTCTGCCTCGAAAAGGAGGAATACCACTCTCCACGGAAATACCGGCACCGGTGAATGCCGTCGTGTGTGTTGCATGGAGGATTAAACGAGCCGCTTTTTCCAGTTGGGAAGAAAGATCACTCAAGGTCATCCCCCGAGTCCGAATAGGCTTTAATGATCCGTTTGACCAGATGATGCCGGACCACATCCACTTCTGTCAGGTAGGTAAATCCAATCCCGTCGATATCCTTGAGAATATTTACGGCGTCCATGAGTCCGGACCGTTGCTTGGAGGGAAGATCGATCTGGGTAATATCCCCTGTAATAATGGCTTTGGAATTCACCCCGATGCGGGTCAGAAACATTTTCATCTGAAGGGGAGTGGTGTTTTGGGCTTCATCCAGGATGAGAAAGGCACTGTCCAGGGTTCGGCCGCGCATATACGCCAGGGGAACGATCTCAATAATTTTCTGTTCGAAAAAGACCTTGAGTTTTTCCGGACTGATCATGGTTTTCAGGGCATCGTAGAGGGGAGCCAGGTAGGGATCGATTTTTTCTTTCATATCCCCGGGGAGAAA
This window contains:
- a CDS encoding NAD-dependent deacylase, yielding MTLSDLSSQLEKAARLILHATHTTAFTGAGISVESGIPPFRGREGLWSRYDPGCLDLDAFYRDPAQTWKLIKEIFYDFFGRAKPNPGHLSLAEMEKTGNLQALITQNIDSLHHQAGNRNIIEFHGTSGRLKCTRCGEVVLFEPSYLEQLPPVCKSCGGILKPDFIFFGEAIPYKAYEASMEEARIADVFLVIGTTGEVVPASTIPRQAKTHGAAIIEINPEPSAYTHAITDVYLQGKAGKILPDLTKRIGEIS